In Actinomadura luteofluorescens, the sequence GCGCGGCTCCGGGGCCCGCCTCTACTACCGGCTGCCCGACCTGCGCCTGCGCGGGCTCCTGCACCTCCTCCGCGACGACGCCCGCGTGCAGACCTTCGTCGAACGCGAGCTCGGCCCCCTGCTGGAGTACGACGCGCAGCGCGGCAGCGACCTCACCCGCATCCTGGAGCTGTACCTCGAATCCGGCCGGAACAAGGCCGTCGCCGCCCAGCACGCGCACCTGTCACGCCCCGCCTTCTACGAGCGGCTCCGCCGCATCGAACGGGTCCTGGACGCCGACCTCGACGACGTGGAGTCGTGCGTGTCCTTCCACGTGGCGCTGCTGGCCCTGTCGTCCGTCCGCTGGGAACGTTCCTGACCTGACCGGTGACCGGTGAAGGCCGTTCGCGGCGGAGCCCGCGCGCATACGCTTTACCCATGGCGGACGCGGTACTGCATGTTCATCGGTACGGGGACCCGGGCGGAGCGCCGGTGGTCATGCTCCACGGGGTCTGCGGGCACGGGGCCCGCTGGCGCCGGACCGCCGAACGGTACCTGGCGGACCGCTCCGTCCTCGCGCCGGATCTGCGCGGGCACGGGCGCTCGACGCACGAGCCGCCGTGGACCGTCGAACGGCACGTGGCCGACGTCCTGGCGATGATGGACGCCGAGGGCGTCGAGCGGGCCGACCTCGTCGGGCACTCCTATGGCGGGATGATCGCGCTGCATCTGGCGCGGACCGCGCCGAGGCGGGTCCGGCGGCTCCTCCTGCTCGACCCGGCCATCGGCCTCGACCCGGCGACGGCGGCACGGGAGGCGCGCGGCCACCTGGCGCCGGTGTCGTTCGGCGACGTCGCCGAGGCGCGCGCCGACCGGGCGGCGCACTGGCCGGCGGCTCCGCCGGACGCCGTGGACGAGGAGGTCGCCGAGCACCTGGAGCACGGCCCGGACGGGCGGCTGCGGTGGCGGTTCGAGCCCGCCGCCGCGGTGACCGCGTACTCGGAGATGGCGCGCCCGCACCTGGCGCCGCCCGCGGACCTGCCCACCCACCTGGTCATCGCCACGGAGGCCGACTTCGTCCGCCCCGAGTTCGTGGTGGAACTGCGCGCCGCGCTCGGGCCCGGCCTCGTGATCAGCGAGGTCGACGCCGGGCACATGCTCTACGTCGACCGGCTGGAGGAGACCGGGACGCTGCTCTCCGCGTGGCTCAGCGCAGGCGGCGCCGGCCGGTGAACGGCGGCAGGGTCAGCGGGGTGTGCAGGCCCGGCGGCGCCTCGGCGACGGCGGGGACGGCGCTGACCATGCGCAGCGCGGTCGCCGCGGCCGGGTCGGCCGCGGCGGGACCCGCGAGGTCCATCCGCCAGGGCGGCTCGCCGTCGATCTCGACGCGGTGGCCGCCGGTCCCGCCCGGCGGCGGCGCGGGCCAGTGGGGGGCGATGTCGGCGCGCAGCCGGGCGACGTGCTCGACGGTGATCACGGGACGGCCGCGCAGCACTCCCGACACCTGGAACCTCAGGCCGGCGAGGGTCCCCTTGGCGACGCTCCCGATGTCCTCGGGCGCCGGGCACAGTTCGTAGGTCTCGGACACCTCGTCCAGCGGCACGGCCAGGTGCTCGGCGAGCAGGCGCACGACCGGTCCCCACGCGCGCACCGGCCCGCCCGGCCGGACGATCCGCGGGCGGTGCCCGAGCGGGCCGCCGAAGCCGAGCCGGGCGGCGGCCTCGGGGTCGTCCCGGCAGGTGAACCGGGTGACCTTGACGCCGTGCACGCGCAGGCAGCCGCCGCTCAGCAGCAGCGGGAGCACGTCGTTCGCCGGGCTGGGCCCGAGGGTGAGGCAGGCGGCGCCGCCGGTCGCGCACGCGGACCGGAGCCGGCGGACGAGGGCCCGGTCGGCGGAGGGCGGGTGGACCAGCGCGGGCAGGACGTCCGACACCACGCCGGTGCCCGATTCCAGGATGCGGCAGATCTCCCCTGCCACGTCCCGGGAGCGGGAGGCGGTGTGGCAGACGACGTGGGGCCGCCGTGCCAGGAGCGGTGCCGGGTCCTCGGTGGCGCGGATCCGGGTCGGGCGGCCGCTTCCGGCCAGTTCGGCGGCGTCGACGCCGGCGTGCCGGGGGTCGACGGTGACCACCCCCGCGAGTTCGAGGTCGGGGTGTCCGAGCAGAGCCGCGAGCGACGACCTGCCGGCGGGTCCGGTTCCCCACTGGCCGACGAGATAGGACATACCACCACCTTTTGACCAAGCGCTCGGTCAACGCGGGCGCATTCTAGGCATGCCCGCGCGGCCAGAACGATCCCCTCGCGGGACGTACATCCGTGCTGGCCGGGAAGGATTGTCTGGTGACACTTCGCGCGGGTGCGCGCACGTTCGGCGTGGAGGAGGAGCTGCTCCTGGTCGACCCGGAGTCGGGTGCGCCCCAGGCCCTGTCCGGCTCCGTGATCCACTACGCCCGGCGCCACGACGAGCTGTTCCTGACCGGCGGGCGGCGCTCCAACGCGCTGGAGACCGAACTCCAGCGGGAGCAGCTGGAGACGGCCACCCCGGTCTGCGGCTCGCTGGGCGAGCTGTCCGACCACGTCCGGTCGGCGCGGGTGGCGGCGGGCCAGTCGGCGGCCGGGGTCGGCGCCGCCGTCGCCGCGCTGGCGACCTCGCCGGTCAGCGTCCGCCCGTCGCTCACTCCGTCGCACCGCTACCTGCGGATGTCCGACGCCTTCGGGCCCACCGCCGACGAGCAGCTCACCTGCGGATGCCACGTGCACGTCGGCATCGAGTCCCCGGAGGAGGGCGTCGCCGTCCTCGACCGGATCCGGCCGTGGCTGCCCCCGCTGCTCGCGCTCAGTGCGAACTCCCCTTTCTGGCAGGGCACCGACACGGGCTCCGACAGCTGGCGGCACCAGGTCTGGGGCCGCTGGCCCTC encodes:
- a CDS encoding alpha/beta fold hydrolase, producing MADAVLHVHRYGDPGGAPVVMLHGVCGHGARWRRTAERYLADRSVLAPDLRGHGRSTHEPPWTVERHVADVLAMMDAEGVERADLVGHSYGGMIALHLARTAPRRVRRLLLLDPAIGLDPATAAREARGHLAPVSFGDVAEARADRAAHWPAAPPDAVDEEVAEHLEHGPDGRLRWRFEPAAAVTAYSEMARPHLAPPADLPTHLVIATEADFVRPEFVVELRAALGPGLVISEVDAGHMLYVDRLEETGTLLSAWLSAGGAGR
- a CDS encoding NAD(P)H-dependent amine dehydrogenase family protein, giving the protein MSYLVGQWGTGPAGRSSLAALLGHPDLELAGVVTVDPRHAGVDAAELAGSGRPTRIRATEDPAPLLARRPHVVCHTASRSRDVAGEICRILESGTGVVSDVLPALVHPPSADRALVRRLRSACATGGAACLTLGPSPANDVLPLLLSGGCLRVHGVKVTRFTCRDDPEAAARLGFGGPLGHRPRIVRPGGPVRAWGPVVRLLAEHLAVPLDEVSETYELCPAPEDIGSVAKGTLAGLRFQVSGVLRGRPVITVEHVARLRADIAPHWPAPPPGGTGGHRVEIDGEPPWRMDLAGPAAADPAAATALRMVSAVPAVAEAPPGLHTPLTLPPFTGRRRLR
- a CDS encoding glutamate--cysteine ligase; translated protein: MTLRAGARTFGVEEELLLVDPESGAPQALSGSVIHYARRHDELFLTGGRRSNALETELQREQLETATPVCGSLGELSDHVRSARVAAGQSAAGVGAAVAALATSPVSVRPSLTPSHRYLRMSDAFGPTADEQLTCGCHVHVGIESPEEGVAVLDRIRPWLPPLLALSANSPFWQGTDTGSDSWRHQVWGRWPSSGPTELFGSARAYRTTVEALLATGVLVDEGMIYFDARLSRHYPTVEIRVADVCLDADDAVLLGALVRALVDTAADAWRRSEPPDPVRADLVRLAMWRAGRSGLRGDLVHPRTHTAAPAGEVVTTLVEHLAPALDRAGDLDTVIKLLGGVLERGNGARFQRAAYARAGDLRTVVTAAVRRTMAV